A stretch of Clostridia bacterium DNA encodes these proteins:
- a CDS encoding HD domain-containing protein → MTKRRRKLRRRRNLEISREFIELAETVVHHPEYEKMKYISHHSASVYAHSVNVAYYSYKIACKLGLDKTSIARGGLLHDFYLYKFDERRTSKHLLVDAFKHTLNHPREALRNAEKYYNLNQTERNIIVSHMFPVGLPKSPEAMIVSMVDKGLATYEYLLNFSQKREALYESRFVFAKI, encoded by the coding sequence ATGACCAAAAGAAGAAGAAAACTTCGTAGAAGAAGAAACTTGGAGATTAGTAGAGAATTTATTGAATTGGCAGAAACGGTAGTACATCATCCTGAATATGAGAAAATGAAATATATAAGTCATCATTCAGCTAGCGTATATGCTCATAGCGTAAACGTGGCTTATTACTCTTATAAAATTGCTTGTAAGTTGGGTTTGGATAAGACGAGTATTGCTAGAGGCGGTTTGTTGCATGATTTTTATTTGTATAAATTTGATGAAAGACGTACTTCAAAGCATTTGCTTGTGGATGCCTTTAAACACACTTTAAACCATCCGAGAGAGGCATTGCGCAATGCTGAAAAGTATTATAACTTGAACCAAACAGAGCGCAATATAATAGTAAGTCATATGTTTCCTGTGGGGTTGCCAAAATCCCCGGAGGCAATGATCGTATCGATGGTAGATAAGGGCCTAGCCACGTATGAGTATCTGTTGAACTTTAGTCAAAAACGAGAAGCGCTCTACGAGAGTCGTTTCGTATTTGCCAAAATATAG
- a CDS encoding valine--tRNA ligase: protein MDDKKMISSRYNPSEVEGKWYSIWEDKGYFHQEVDKDKEPFSIVMPPPNVTGQLHLGHAMDNTLQDILVRFKRMQGYNTLWVPGTDHAGIATQARVEGNLAKEGISKNDLGREKFLEKVWEWKDTYHERIAGQLRLLGSSCDWQRERFTMDEGCSAAVREAFVSLYEKGLIYKGKYIVNWCPKCHTTISDIEVEYADHDSYLWNIRYQLEGTDEYIVIATTRPETLLGDTAVAVHPDDERYADMVGKYLILPIVGRRIPVIADDYVDPAFGSGAVKITPAHDPNDFEIAGRHDLEQIVVIDKKGNMTESTGKYAGMDRDECREMIVKDLEQEGNLVGIEEYTHSVGECYRCGTVIEPVVSSQWFVKMEPLAQPAIQAVLDGKIKFIPERFTKVYLSWLENIRDWCISRQLWWGHRIPVWYCEDCGEVICARENPTSCPKCGSSKLNQDPDVLDTWFSSGLWPFETMGWPEETPELEQFYPTSVLVTGRDIIFFWVARMIFTALEFQKEVPFKEVFIHGLILDAQGRKMSKSLGNGIDPLEIIDEYGTDTLRFMLVTGNTPGNDLKFQKDRLLGIRNFTNKIWNASRFLMMNLDDFAGTAPKENDLTLEDRWILTQYNLTIQKVTQSFDMYELGEAAQSIYDFTWNYFCDWYIEMVKPRLYGKVSETSRQTAQYVLSKILTGTMALLHPFMPFITEEIWQHLPHEGESLMISQWPEADESDIYNRSVVDMDYLMTSVKAVRNIRAEMNVDEHKKVEVILQTEDEQIFNMFEENKSAFALLTNASSVVAQQGYHEIEEAASSIITGVHIYMPLKGMIDYDVERKRLNKEKKKLDDEVNRLEKKLSNQGFLAKAPAKVVEMEREKLSDYQIKRDAVIRSIEKLG, encoded by the coding sequence ATGGATGATAAAAAGATGATTTCTTCACGATATAACCCAAGTGAAGTAGAAGGAAAATGGTATTCTATCTGGGAGGATAAAGGTTATTTTCACCAAGAGGTAGATAAGGATAAGGAACCGTTTAGTATTGTTATGCCACCACCGAATGTTACTGGACAGTTGCATCTTGGACATGCCATGGACAATACGCTGCAAGATATATTAGTACGCTTTAAACGTATGCAAGGATACAATACCTTATGGGTGCCTGGCACGGATCATGCAGGTATTGCGACCCAGGCCCGTGTTGAGGGTAACTTGGCAAAAGAGGGTATTAGCAAAAACGATTTAGGTAGGGAAAAATTCTTAGAAAAAGTGTGGGAGTGGAAAGATACCTACCACGAGCGTATAGCGGGCCAGTTGCGTTTACTAGGCTCTTCCTGTGATTGGCAAAGAGAACGCTTTACGATGGATGAAGGGTGTTCTGCGGCTGTTAGAGAGGCTTTTGTTTCTCTCTATGAAAAAGGACTGATTTACAAAGGAAAATATATCGTAAACTGGTGTCCTAAGTGCCATACTACCATCTCTGATATTGAAGTAGAGTATGCAGACCATGATAGTTATCTATGGAATATCCGCTATCAACTAGAAGGCACAGACGAATACATTGTAATCGCGACTACTAGACCAGAAACGTTGCTCGGGGATACGGCAGTTGCTGTTCATCCTGATGACGAGAGATATGCAGATATGGTCGGAAAATACTTAATATTGCCAATCGTGGGTAGGAGAATACCCGTGATTGCAGATGACTATGTCGATCCAGCATTTGGTTCAGGAGCTGTCAAGATTACGCCTGCACACGACCCGAATGACTTTGAGATAGCTGGTAGACATGATTTAGAACAGATTGTAGTAATAGATAAAAAGGGGAATATGACCGAGTCTACCGGAAAATATGCCGGGATGGACCGTGATGAATGCCGTGAAATGATTGTCAAGGATTTAGAGCAGGAAGGCAATCTGGTTGGCATAGAGGAATATACCCATAGCGTAGGTGAATGCTATCGCTGTGGTACCGTTATTGAACCGGTAGTATCAAGCCAATGGTTTGTTAAAATGGAGCCTTTAGCTCAACCAGCAATACAGGCTGTACTAGATGGTAAGATAAAATTCATACCTGAGCGTTTCACTAAGGTATATTTAAGTTGGCTTGAAAATATTCGTGACTGGTGTATTTCTAGACAACTTTGGTGGGGACACAGGATTCCAGTATGGTATTGTGAAGACTGTGGTGAAGTCATCTGTGCTAGAGAAAATCCCACGAGTTGTCCCAAATGTGGTAGTAGTAAACTCAATCAGGACCCGGATGTATTGGATACGTGGTTTTCTTCAGGCCTGTGGCCTTTTGAGACAATGGGTTGGCCTGAAGAGACACCTGAATTGGAACAATTCTATCCCACTAGCGTATTGGTAACTGGTAGAGATATTATCTTTTTCTGGGTTGCTAGGATGATTTTCACAGCATTAGAGTTTCAAAAAGAAGTACCTTTCAAAGAGGTATTTATCCATGGACTCATCCTTGATGCACAGGGACGCAAAATGTCTAAATCACTGGGTAACGGCATCGACCCCTTGGAAATCATTGATGAATACGGTACAGATACTCTCCGGTTTATGTTGGTTACGGGCAACACGCCAGGCAACGACCTTAAGTTTCAGAAGGACCGTTTGCTGGGCATCCGTAACTTCACAAATAAAATCTGGAATGCGTCTAGATTTCTTATGATGAACTTGGATGATTTTGCAGGCACTGCCCCTAAAGAAAATGATTTAACACTGGAAGACCGTTGGATTTTGACACAATATAATCTGACAATACAAAAGGTTACCCAATCCTTTGATATGTATGAATTGGGCGAGGCTGCACAGAGCATTTATGATTTTACCTGGAACTATTTCTGTGACTGGTATATTGAGATGGTTAAACCTAGACTATATGGTAAAGTAAGTGAAACCAGCAGACAAACAGCACAGTATGTTTTAAGCAAGATACTTACTGGTACTATGGCTTTGTTACATCCGTTTATGCCATTTATTACTGAAGAAATTTGGCAACACCTGCCGCACGAGGGAGAGTCTTTGATGATTTCCCAGTGGCCAGAAGCAGATGAGAGTGACATATACAACCGCAGTGTTGTTGATATGGACTACCTGATGACTTCGGTGAAAGCGGTGCGTAATATTCGAGCAGAGATGAATGTTGACGAACATAAAAAAGTAGAAGTTATTTTGCAAACTGAAGATGAGCAGATTTTCAACATGTTTGAGGAAAACAAATCAGCTTTCGCCTTGCTAACGAATGCTTCATCTGTTGTAGCCCAACAGGGCTATCACGAGATTGAGGAAGCCGCTTCAAGCATTATTACGGGAGTACATATTTATATGCCATTGAAAGGCATGATCGATTATGATGTAGAACGTAAAAGATTGAACAAAGAAAAGAAAAAATTAGATGACGAAGTAAACCGTTTGGAGAAAAAATTAAGCAATCAAGGATTCTTGGCGAAAGCTCCTGCAAAAGTTGTCGAAATGGAACGTGAAAAGCTTTCTGACTATCAAATAAAAAGGGATGCTGTGATACGCAGTATCGAAAAGTTAGGATAG
- a CDS encoding bifunctional folylpolyglutamate synthase/dihydrofolate synthase: MNYQEALEYLLNLDVFGWHPGLARIEKLMEVLGNPEKKMRFVHVGGTNGKGSTTAMLMSVLKANGYKTGMFISPHLVSYCERMQINGEMIPEERLAELTTKVKEKIKVMTDQGYEHPTGFEVSTAIALLYFYEEKTDIAVIEVGLGGAIDSTNIITPAVSIITNVTLDHMFYLGNTVKEIATVKAGIIKEGVPVITASEDPDALKVIRTRAKKMHAPYLRIGRELYYNVLELKETGTHFLVKDDRGFSIDLCTPLVGAHQAVNGTTVMMAIKMLEKQGMFFSDKKIQEGFKNTYWPARLELIGEKPKILLDSAHNYDGAVKLRHSLNTIYKYKKLIYVIGMLADKQRSKVLAKLGPLADSIVVTKPNSPRAGDWQAMYKKAKNYTHDVYMDESIEKAVDKALSLAGEDDLVCIAGSIYMVAYAREYILNLSKKCI; the protein is encoded by the coding sequence ATGAATTATCAAGAGGCGTTGGAATATTTACTGAATCTAGATGTTTTTGGTTGGCATCCCGGTTTGGCACGGATTGAAAAACTAATGGAAGTACTGGGCAATCCTGAAAAAAAGATGCGCTTTGTGCATGTCGGAGGAACAAATGGTAAGGGTTCAACGACAGCGATGCTGATGAGTGTTCTTAAAGCAAATGGATACAAAACAGGAATGTTTATTTCGCCCCATTTGGTATCCTACTGTGAACGAATGCAAATCAACGGAGAGATGATACCGGAGGAAAGACTAGCTGAATTAACTACCAAGGTCAAGGAAAAAATAAAGGTGATGACGGATCAGGGGTATGAACATCCGACTGGATTTGAGGTTTCTACTGCAATTGCATTATTGTATTTCTATGAGGAAAAGACAGATATTGCAGTAATTGAAGTGGGACTAGGTGGGGCGATAGATTCCACGAATATCATCACCCCCGCGGTTAGCATTATTACAAACGTTACGTTGGACCATATGTTTTATCTAGGTAATACGGTAAAGGAAATAGCGACTGTAAAAGCAGGCATAATTAAGGAAGGGGTGCCTGTTATTACGGCGAGTGAAGATCCAGATGCCTTGAAGGTTATTCGGACTAGAGCCAAGAAGATGCATGCCCCATATCTGCGTATTGGTCGAGAATTGTACTATAATGTCTTAGAATTAAAAGAAACCGGGACCCACTTTTTGGTTAAAGACGACCGAGGATTTTCCATTGATTTATGCACCCCCTTGGTGGGAGCCCACCAAGCTGTCAATGGTACGACGGTGATGATGGCAATCAAGATGCTGGAAAAGCAGGGGATGTTTTTTTCAGATAAAAAAATTCAAGAAGGCTTTAAAAATACATATTGGCCAGCTAGGTTGGAGTTGATTGGAGAAAAACCGAAGATTCTTTTGGATTCAGCACATAACTATGATGGTGCCGTCAAACTTCGGCATAGTTTGAACACAATTTATAAGTATAAAAAGCTGATTTATGTGATTGGTATGCTTGCCGACAAACAACGTAGTAAAGTGCTGGCTAAACTTGGTCCACTAGCGGATAGTATTGTGGTGACCAAGCCCAACAGCCCACGAGCAGGTGATTGGCAAGCGATGTATAAGAAAGCAAAAAACTATACCCACGATGTGTATATGGATGAATCAATTGAAAAAGCAGTGGACAAGGCTTTGTCCTTGGCAGGTGAAGACGATCTCGTTTGTATTGCAGGTTCAATTTATATGGTTGCATATGCTAGAGAATACATTTTGAATCTTTCGAAAAAATGTATATAA